Genomic DNA from Marinobacter sp. MDS2:
CATCGTTCGCGGCAACATCGATGTCTCGGGAGGTGTTGAATTCGATGTTGGTTCGGGACTCACCCTGCTCGGTGGAGGATTCAATCGATCGAATGCCTTCAATCCCGCTGATACTGCCTTCAATCACTTGCGTGATCTGGCTGTCCACCACCTCGGCGGCGGCACCGGTGTATTCGGTTGAAACCGACACCACAGGTGGATCTATGTCCGGGTACTCCCGCACCGGCAGGCCGAACAGCGCCGACAAACCAAACACAACGATGAGCAAGCTGAGAACGGTGGCGAAGACCGGGCGCTTGATGGAAATATCGGACAGCACCATGAATCAGGACTCCTGCACAGATTCAAAACGGTTGTCCGGAATCGACCGGTCAGATTCAACCACGCGAATGCGGTTCCCTGAACTCAGCCGGTCTTGCCCGGTGACTACCACAGCATCCTCAAGACTCAGGCCTTCCGTAATCTCCACCCATCCCGGCATGCGATTACCAATCTGGACCGATACCCGGCGGGCAAGGCCATCTTCCGCGACAAACACGTACTTCTCATCACCCCGCACCATCACCGCCTGTTCCGGTAACACCAATGCTTCTCGCTCCTGCAACGTCAGAGAGGCCGACATAAACTGTCCGGGCCGTAACTTGCCGTCGGGGTTGTCGATCAGTGCTCGCACCGCCAAGGTGCGGCTGAGCTCACTGATGCGGGTGGCCAGCTCCACCAATTGGCCGTCAAAATTCTCACCCGGAAACGCTGGTGACACCGCAGATACTGGTTGACCAACCCTGACCTGGCCAACAAAGCGCTCGGGTACTGAAAAGTTCAACTCCAACTGGCCGCTGGAATCCAGCGTGGCAATGCTGGTTCCGGCTTGCAAAAACGCGCCGGGGCTGATGTCCGAAAGCCCAATCATTCCCGCAAAGGGTGCTTCGATGCGATGGTTTTCCAGCCGGACTTGAGCGGCTTCCAATTCCGCCGCCGCTACGGCCACAGCTGTTTTCAGTTCATCCACCTGGGCTTGGGACACGCTGTTGTTGGCCCGTAAACTTCGGGTTCTGTCATACTGCCGTCGGGCATCCGAAAGCCGCGCCTTCAAAACCGCCACATCAGCGCGGGCCTGCCGGTCGTCGAGGCGAAGTAGAACATCCCCTTGTTGAACCGGCTGACCGGGTTTCAGATTCAGCTCTACCACCCGGCCGCTGACTTCCGCCGTCAAATCAACGGAATCGACCGGCCGCAGGTTGGCAACCGCGGAAATCTCATCTTTGATCTGGCGCAGTTGCGGTTTACTGATGTTGACTGTGGTCAGCTTCACTCGCCGATTTTGCCCTTCCGCTACCGGTTGCTGGTTCAGATAAATACCCGCTCCCACCAGCACCATGACGATAACCGCCAGCCCGACCAACCACTGCTTCCACATGCGCTTCTACTACCTGTTAATAAAGTACGTTGGGAGTTATCCACACCCCGGATCCAGAGTGACCTGCCCTGGCCGATTCAGTTCCACTTACCTTATAAGACTCTTCTAGACCACGCTATGTGCGTCATTCAAAACCACTGAGTTTTGCATAATATTTACACACTTAGGATCTACTGCCATCTCCGTCATTTCAGCCAATTGTCCAATCTGACGGTGCGCAAGCGGCTTTTCGTCAATGGCAGCTTTCGCTGAATGCCGTACAACTAAAGGCATCAGGGCCATTGAGCCCTCTAATGCACACGGGAAGGATTGGATATGCCTCAGTACAAAGCCCCCCTGCGGGATATGAAATTTCTGATGAACGACGTGTTCGATTATCCACGTCATTACGCGGGTCTGAGTTCTGGCGAGAACGCCACTCCGGATATTGTGGAAGCGATCCTGAATGAGTGCGGCCGATTCTGTGAAGAAGAGCTGAGCCCGTTGTACCAGATTGGCGACGAAGAAGGCTGTAAGCTGGAAAACGGCGAAGTATCAACGCCGAAAGGTTTCAAAGAAGCGTACAACCAGTATGTGATGGGCGGCTGGCAGGGTCTGTCGGCCCCGGAAGAATTCGGTGGTCAGGGGCTGCCGGCTTCCATGGGCTTGTTCAAGCAAGAAATGATGGGTACCGCCAACTGGTCATTCGCCATGTACCCTGGCCTGTCGCTGGGTGCGATGAACACCATTTACCTGCACGGCAGTGACGAGCAGAAGCAAACGTACCTGGTTCCGCTCACGGAAGGCCGTTGGGGCGGCACCATGTGTTTGACTGAACCCCAGTGCGGAACCGACCTTGGCCAGGTGAAAACCAAAGCCGAGCCTCAGAAAGACGGTACCTACAAACTGACCGGCACCAAGATCTTTATTTCGTCCGGTGATCACGACCTGACCGAAAACATTGTCCACATCGTACTGGCCCGCCTGCCCGGCGCTCCGGCCGGTACCCGCGGCATCAGCCTGTTCATCGTTCCGAAATTCCTACCCACCGAAGACGGCGGCGTGGGTGAACGCAACGGCGTGAACTGTGGCAGCCTCGAAAAGAAAATGGGCATCAAAGCTTCCGCCACCTGCGTGATGAACTTTGATGATGCAACCGGCTACCTGATCGGCCCTGAGAACGAAGGCCTCGAGTGCATGTTCACCTTCATGAACACGGCTCGTATCGGTACTGCCATTCAGGGCGTTGGCCCGGCGGAACTGTCTTACCAGTGGGCGCTTGAGTACGCCAAAGACCGTCGTTCCATGCGCGCGCTGTCCGGCAAGAAAGAACCGGACCAGGTGGCCGATAGCCTGATTCACCATGCTGATGTTCGCCGCATGCTGCTGACTCAGAAAGCCATCGCCGAAGGCGGCCGCGCCATGCTGTATTACGCTGCGAAAACCGCAGACCATATGGTGGAAGCGCATACTGCCAACGATGAAAAAGCGGTGAAAAAGCACGACGACAAGTTGGGCTTCCTGACTCCGATCCTGAAAGGGTTTCTGACCGAACTGGGCAACGAAGCGGCAAACTTAGGGATGCAGGTGTTTGGTGGCCACGGTTACATCCGTGAGCACGGTATGGAACAGATCGCCCGGGATACCCGCATTGCCACACTGTATGAAGGCACCACCGGTATTCAGGCACTGGACCTGCTGGGCCGTAAGGTATTGCTGATGACACAGGGTGGCGCGGTACGTGAGTTCACTCTGAAGGTTGCGAACTTTGCTCGTAAGCATCTGACCAACAGCACGCTGCGTCCGATGGCCGTTGAGCTGCTGAAGCTGACTGCCCAGTGGAACCTGCTGACGGTACGCGTGATGCTGTCTGCTCGCAAAGACCGCGATGTGGTCAGCGCAGCGGCTTACGACTTCCTGATGTACAGCGGCTATGTGTCGATGGCTTACATGTGGTTGCGTCAGGCCGCGGTGGCTTCTGACAAACTGGAGAACGGCGGCGAAGAATCCGAAGCCTTCTACCAGACCAAAATCAACACGGCAGAATTCTACTACGAGCGTTTGCTGCCCCGCGCTCAAAGCCATGCCACCAGCATGCTGAGCCCGACCCGTAATCTGATGCAGATCGAAGCAGATAATTTGGCCTTTACCGGGTAACTCCACCGGTAACCTCTCTCCCGGGTAGGTCTTCTACCCGGGATTTTTTTGCAGAAGCTTATAGCCCGTATTTAGTCTCGATAGCCTGATACATACCACTTTCTTTGATGGCTTCCAGGCTTTCTTGCAACTTCTGAATAACCTCATCCGGGGTGTTCGGGTTCATCGCGAGATACAGTTCAGACTCGTTAAACGAATAAACCGGTTCCAAGCCTTCCACATCTTGCTGTGACGCAAAGTAAGGTCCCGCCAGTCGATCCGAGATCCACAAATCTACCTGGCCCAGTTCCAAACGCTTGGGGTTGATGTCATCACTTTCCATTTGCGAGACTTTATAGCCACGATCCAATAGGTAGTTGGTCATCACATCGTTGCGAAAGCCTCCGTATAACATACCTTTGGTATCTTCCAACTTGTCGATGTCCAGGTTGGTGCCGGCGGCTGCAAAAATTGTCCACAGGTTCTTCGTCAGCGGCCCTACCCATTTAAAATTAGGCGCCCGTTCTTCGGTGTAGGTTGTGCAAAAAATGCCGTGGTTGCGTTTGCTCAGAGCGCGCTTGTAACCGTAATCCCAATTGCGCAGCTTGATGACATGGTCCAGGCCCGATTTATCCAGAATCGCTTTGACCATCTCGGAACAGATACCGTCCACTTCGTTACCGTTATGCTCAAAAGCACGGCCGGTGGCACTCATGTTGTATGGAGGGAAATTCTCGGTATAGATGTAAAGCTTGTCGGAAGCTGACACCGGCGCGGCTCCGCCGCCCAATGCCAGAACGCTCACCAACGCTATGAATTGACCCAATTTACGCACGGATACTCTCCTTAATCATTTATAACCTATTGCCGATCAGTAAAATTCTGAGCGAATATAGGATGTTAGAGGCTAGAGAGTACCCGATTGCCCGTCATTCTTTGAGCACTAAACTGTTAGTTTTCGTAATAGTGCCAGGTTGAGCACGTGCTAGAACGTGACGTTCGCGGATAACCATAGGCGGCGGCCTTCTTCCGCATTCGCGTATCGGTTTCCGTAGCTGCTGCCGTTGTCATATGCTTGATAATCAAGAAAGTCTTCATCCAGAAGATTGTAGATTGTGGCGCTTAACGCAAGATTCTCGGTTGCCTGAAACTTCCCGCCCAGATGCACCAGAGTGACGGACTTGAAGTCCCCCAAATCCGCATAGGAAGGCGCGCCGCGAACCCGCTCTCTGGCACGATAACGCTCGCTTTCGTACTGTGCTTTTACGAACGTTGACCAACGCACTGACGGAGCCCAACGCAACTCGAGATTGGCCATATGCTCCGGCGTGTCGGTAAGCGGCTCGCCTTTATCCTCTCCGGATTTCTGCTCGCTGTCGGTATAGGTGTAGTTCGCTGCCAAGCGCCAGTCCTGTGCGAAAGGCACCGAACCGTGCAACTCCACCCCTTGGGTGATGGCTTCATCAATATTTTTGTCCTGACCAAACACGTCGGCCAAGGGCCAGTTACCTTTATCCACACACCCGGGGCGATTCGGATCCTGTGCATAACTGCAATTCAACAGATCCGGGCCGTCTGCGATCTTGTCTGTAAATTCGTTGTAGAAGACCGTAGCACCAACACGATATCCGGCCGGCTTTTCATACACCACCGCAAGTTCGGTTGACGTGGACGTTTCAGGTTGCAGATCCGGGTTGCCGAACAGGGGAATCGTACCTTGGCCGGTAAATCCGACGACGCCAGGATCCAGCTGTTCCAGGCCGGGTGTTTTATAACCTCGACTGACACCACCCTTGATGGTCAATTCCGGCGTAGAGCTCCAGACCAAATAAGCTCGAGGGCTAAATTGGCCACCAAAAGAGTCGTGGTGGTCGTACCGGCCACCCAAGGTCAGCGCCAGATCATCCGCAAGGAACCACTCATCCTCTACAAACAACGCTTTGGTTTTTTGTTTGAACTCCTGCTCGGCCACACCATCGGTCATCCGGGCATCAAACCATTGGCCACCCACTGTCAGAACATGGTTTTCGATGGGCATGACCAGCTTACTGTCTATGACCCGATTCTCTGCCTCCAATTCACGAGGCGAGCCGGGTGCTTTTCCGGGAACGCCCTTTGGAATAACCCGGCCACCGGTTTCAGTGACGTTTCTCATAATGCTTGTTTCAAGCGTCCCGATCGCAAACCGCCCTGTATGGCCGACGGCAAACTGATCACGGTCGAACTCCAGTTCCGGGCCGTAGCCCCGCGGACCCAGTGTGCCCAGTTGACCTTCCGAGTTGTCGTAGTCCTGCTTACTGGTTTCTATATCAAGCCACAAATCGTGCGAATCGCTCGGGGTAACCGTGAGCCTTCCACCCACCGTATATTGCTCAGACTCGACCGGGCTAGGCCCCCGGGTGCTGACTTCAATGGGGTCACCATTTAGGTCCAGAAACTCCAATTCCGATTCATCCCGCTCAAACCAACGGCCACGCAGTTGCAGGCCAATCAAGTTATCCACAAGGGGGCCGGTGGTGTAGGCACTGTAAGCTCGGCTATCGCCAAAATCCCGGTCTTGGTTCAGGGTGGTTTCCGCGGTCAGAGAGGTGGTCCACTCCGGGCTCACTTTACGGGTAATGATGTTAATCACCCCACCCATGGCATCCGAGCCGTAGAGTGTGGACATAGGGCCTCGAACAACCTCAATGCGCTCGATGGCTGCTGGCGGGGGGAGAAAGCTGGTGGCCGTTTGCCCGAAACCATTAGGCGTTACATTGCCCGCGGTGTTTTGGCGGCGACCGTCAATCAGGATCAGCGTGTATTCGGCAGGCATGCCCCTCATACGGATATCAAAGCCACCGGTTTTACCCGCCGAACCGCTAACATCCACACCTTCTACATCGGCAAGAATATCGGTGAGGCTATAGGCTTGTTTGTTCTGAATCTCTTCATGGCCAATGACAGTAATGCTGGCCGGAGCCGCGGACTGACTCTGCTCAAAACCCGAGGCTGACACCACGATTTCATCCAGCTCGACGGGTTGCGCAAACACTTGCAGCGCAAAACCGGAAGACAAGACTGCAACCGCAGTCGAGAGAATGGAAGTCCTGAACTGCATGAGCCACTCCTTAAGTTGAAAACAAATATCGGGAGCAAATGATAATCTTTTGCATTTAATAATTGCAATAACTTAATTTAAGGAAAATAGTTCAGAAAATCATATATCTATGAAAAAGCCCCGCAGGCGGCCGCTTGCGGGGCGAAAGGCTGTTACGAATTCAGATACTTCGCGTGGAAGCGAAGGTGTTCTTCAATGAAACTGGCAATGAAGTAATAGCTGTGGTCGTACCCTTCATGCCGGTTCAGTTCCAGCGGATAGCCACTTTGTTTGGCCGCGGCTTCCAGCATTTCCGGCTTCAACTGCTCGGCCAGGAAGTTATCCGCTTCGCCCTGATCCACCAACGCCGGCACAAATGTGCTTGCCTTTTGCATCAGCAAGCTGGCGTCGTACTCGGCCCAGCTGGCGGTGTCTTTACCCAGGTAAGCGCCAAAGGCCTTCTTACCCCAAGGGCAATTGATCGGGTTACTGATCGGGCTAAACGCCGAGACGGACTGGAAACGCTCAGGGTTTCGCAGCGCCAACACCAGTGCACCATGCCCGCCCATGGAATGACCCGAGATGGAACGCTGATCACTCACCGGGAACATGTCTTCAATCAGTGCCGGTAATTCGTTGAGCACGTAATCGTACATGCGGTAATGCTTGTTCCAGGGTGCCTCGGTGGCGTTCACGTAGAACCCGGCGCCCTTACCCAGATCGTAGCCTTCGTCATCGGCCACATCGTCACCGCGCGGGCTGGTGTCCGGGGCAATGATGGCCAAGCCCAGCTCGGCCGCCATGCGATGCGCGCCGGCTTTCTGCATGAAGTTTTCATCGGTGCAGGTCAGGCCGGACAACCAGTACAACGCGGGTACCTTTTTGCCATTGGAGGCCTGCGGCGGCAGATAGATAGCAAACCGCATCGAACAGTTCAGGGTCTTGGAGTAATGACTGTACTGCTTGTGCCAACCACCAAAACTTTTATTACTGCTCAAATTTTCAATAGTCATTGCAACCTCTCAATAAAACGGTCGCCGGTGTTATCCACAGGCGACCTGAATTCATTACTTGTCGTAGTGAATAACGGTGCGGATGCTCTTGCCTTCGTGCATCAGGTCAAACGCCTTGTTGATATCTTCCAGCCCCATGGTGTGGGTAATGAAGTCGTTCAGCTTGAACTCACCCTGCATGTAACGCTCAACGATGCCCGGCAGCTCGGAACGACCTTTCACACCACCAAAAGCTGAACCTTTCCAGACTCGGCCGGTAACCAGCTGGAACGGGCGTGTTGAGATTTCCTGGCCGGCACCGGCAACGCCGATAACCACCGATTCACCCCAACCTTTGTGGCAGCATTCCAGTGCAGAACGCATCACATCCACGTTGCCGATACACTCGAAGGAGTAATCCACACCGCCGTCGGTCAGTTCTACGATCACTTCCTGAATCGGCTTGTCGTAGTCTTTCGGGTTGATGCAATCGGTCGCCCCCAACTGACGGGCCAGCTCAAATTTGCTCTCGTTGATATCGATGGCAATGATGCGGCTTGCCTTTGCCATGGTGGCACCAATTACCGCCGACAGGCCGATGCCGCCCATACCGAAGATGGCCACGGTAGCGCCCTCTTCTACTTTGGCGGTGTTCATCACGGCACCCATGCCGGTGGTTACACCGCAACCCAGCAAGCAGACTTCTTCCAACGGCGCTTCTTTGTTCACTTTCGCCAGAGAAATCTCGGGCAGTACGGTGTACTCAGAGAAGGTTGAGCAACCCATGTAGTGATAGATCGGCTCGCCGTTTAAGGAGAAACGGGTGGTGCCGTCTGGCATCAGGCCTTTGCCCTGGGTTTCACGAATCTTCCCGCACAGGTTGGTTTTACCAGAGGTGCAGAATTTACATTCGCCACATTCGGGGGTGTACAGCGGAATGACATGGTCACCCACTGCCACGCTGGTCACGCCTTCGCCGATGGACTCAACAATACCTCCACCCTCATGGCCCAGAATGGTCGGGAAGATGCCTTCGGGATCTTCACCCGACAGGGTAAACGCGTCGGTATGGCACACACCGCTGGCAATCACCCGAATACGAACCTCACCCGCCTGTGGCGGCATTACATCCACTTCTTCAATAGTCAGTGGTTGTTTCGGGCCCCAGGCAATGGCCGCTTTGGATTTGATGGTCTGAGTCATGTTGTGTGCTCCAATTTTTTGTCGGGCTTGGGCAGGTTCTTCTGCCATGTTGATGGGATCATTGTATTATTATTATCACGATAGATAATCCACCATTCAGGCAAATCACCTTTACTGCACAGTAACAATCAGCACATACTTTGCCTGCTGTATCTTGTATCTAAGCTTAGCCAACTCGTAACGCAAGGAACTGAAGATGTTTATCTGGGAAGGGGTCAGTGAATTCGTTGCGGTCGCGGAAGCGGAAAGCTTTACCGCTGCCGCAAAACGATTGGGCATTTCAACCGCGCAGGTGAGCCGGCAGGTCAGCGCACTGGAATCCCGGCTTTCGACCAAACTGCTTTATCGCACCACCCGCAAGGTTTCGGTAACGGAAGCGGGCCAAACCTATTACCAGTATTGCCGCCAGGTACTCGATGGTCTGGAAGAAGCCGAACGGGCCATGACCAACCTGCAACTTATCCCCAAGGGGAAGTTACGGCTAACAGCGCCGGTGACCTACGGCGAAAAGGTGATTGCACCCTTGGTAAACGATTTCGTAGTGCGTTACCCCGAACTGGAGGTGCAACTGAATCTGACAAACCAGAAGCTGGACCTGGTGGGCGGCGGCTACGATCTGGCGATTCGGCTGGGCAAACTGGAAGATTCGACCATGATGGCCAAGCGGTTGTCGTCGCGAACCTTGTACGTGTGCGCTTCGCCGGATTACTTATCCACCTACGGTGTGCCGCATTCGCTTTCGGAACTGGAACGGCACAATTGTTTGCAAGGCAACCTGGATTACTGGCGATTTCAGGATCGGGGCAAGCCCCACAACGTTCGCGTCAAAGGCACTATGAAGTGCGACAGCGGTTGGGCGTTGCTGGATGCCGCCCTGAAAGGTATCGGGATCGTGCAACTCCCCGACTATTACGTTCAGCCATCACTGGCCTGTGGAAAACTCATCAGTTTGCTGGAACATTATCAAGAAGCCGACGACGGCATCTGGGCGATTTATCCACACAACCGACACTTATCCCCAAAAGTCCGCATGCTGCTGGATTTCCTGGACGAATCGTTAAGCTAAAACCTAGTGAGGCGCGCTCGCCTCACTTGCCGATGCAGAACGAGCTGAAGATCTTGCCCAGTAGCTCATCCGGGGTCAGGTGCCCGGTGATTTCGCCGAGCGAATCCTGAGCCGCTTTCAGATCTTCCGCCAACAACTCTCCGGCCCCGTAGCCTTGCAGCTGGGATTGCCCTTGGATCAGTGAGTCCCGGGCACGTTCCAATGCGTCCAGGTGCCGGCGCCGTGCCAAAAATCCGCCTTCAGTGGTGCTGGCAAAACCAATACAGGCTTTCAGATGATCACGAAGGATATCCAGGCCTTCGGCTTCTTTGGCTGCCAGCCGCACAACCGGCGCAACTTGCCCGGATTCGTCACGGATACCCACTTGTTCACCCGACAAATCCACTTTGTTTCGGATCACCGTGACCGGAGCATTCTTGGGTAGCTGGTCGATAAAATCCGGCCAGATTTCGTGGGGTTCGGTTTTATCCGTGGTGGTGGCATCGACCATCAGCAGAATACGGTCGGCCTGACGGATTTCATCCCAGGCCCGCGCAATACCAATCTGCTCGACTTCGTCCGGGCTGTCGCGAAGCCCGGCGGTGTCAATGATGTGCAGCGGCATGCCATCAATGTGGATATGTTCCCTGAGAACATCCCGGGTGGTACCTTCGATGGCGGTCACAATGGCCGCTTCACGCCCAGCCAAGGCATTGAGCAAACTGGATTTTCCGGCGTTCGGCCTACCGGCGATTACCACTTTCATACCGTCGCGCAGAATGGTGCCTTGCTGGGCTTCCGAAAGAATCTTTTCCACACGCTGTAACAGCCCGTCCAGATCGCTGGCGACTTTGCCATCGGCCAGAAAATCGATTTCTTCTTCCGGAAAATCGATGGCCGCTTCCACGTAGATGCGCAGATGGGTGACCGCATCAACCAGGTCATCAATCTGCCGGGAAAACACGCCCTGCATAGAACGCACGGCGCAGCGGGCGGCCTGTTCGGAGCTGCTTTCAATCAGGTCGGCTATGGCTTCGGCCTGAGCCAAGTCGAGCTTGTCGTTCAAAAACGCCCGTTCGGAGAACTCACCGGGGCGAGCCAGTCGTGCGCCCAGATTGCAGACTTCGCGCAGCAACAGATCAAGGATCACCGTACCGCCGTGACCTTGCAGTTCGAACACATCTTCGCCGGTAAACGAGTGCGGATTCGGGAAGTACAGGCCGATTCCCTCGTCGATCAGTTCACCCTGAGTATCCAGAAACGGACCAAAGTGCGCGTACCGAGGTTTAGGGTCAAAGCCCAACATAGCACGGGCAATGGCTGATGCTTTCGGGCCGGAAACCCGGACAATCCCTACCCCGGCCTGTCCCGGCGCGGTAGCAATCGCGGCGATGGTGTCGGTAGCTGGCTGCATAATTTCTTTCCTGACTAGAACTGACAAAGGCTCCACAAGGGAGCCTTTATCGGGTCAGAAATACTAACGGATCAGTATTTCTTGCCTGCGGTTTCCGCTTCAATCTTGCGGGTAATGTACCACTGCTGCGAGATTGAAAGAATGTTGTTCACCAGCCAGTACAGAACCAGACCCGCCGGGAACCAGAGGAAGAACACAGTAAAGATCAGCGGCATCAGCTTCATGATCTTGGCCTGCATCGGATCAGGCGGTGTCGGGTTCAGGCTCATCTGGATGAACATGCTGGCACCCATCAAGATCGGCAGGATGAAGTACGGGTCCATCTGGGACAAATCCTGAATCCACAGCATGAACGGTGCATGACGCAACTGAACACTCTCGAACAGTACCCAGTACAGCGAAATGAATACCGGCATTTGTACCAGAATGGGCAAGCAACCACCCAACGGATTGATTTTTTCCCGCTTGTACAGTGCCATCATTTCCTGAGACATGCGCTGGCGGTCGTCGCCATATAGTTCTTTCAAACGGGTCAGTTGCGGAGCGACAGCACGCATTTTCGCCATTGAGCGGTAGCTGGTGGCAGAGAGGTGGAAAAACACCGCTTTAACCAGCACCGTTAGCAGGATAATGGCGACACCCCAGTTACCCACAAGGCCGTAGAACCATTCCAGAATGATGAACAGTGGTAAGGAGATAAAGAACAACCAACCGAAATCAACGGTGCGGTCCAGATTCGGGGCCAGGGCCTCCAGGCGATCGATGATCTTCGGACCCACGTAGGCAGTTGCGCCCACTTCGGTGGTTTCACCCGCAGCTACGGTGGTTGCCGGGTAAACAAAACCCATTACGTGCAAAGGACCGCGTCTTGTCGTCTGGAACTGGGCCGGTGTTTCAGAATCCGGTACCCACGCAGTAATGAAATAGTGCTGCAGGAACGCCAACCAGCCGTTGGTTACCGATTCGTTGATGCGTGATTCTTTGAGGTCGTCGAAGTCGTATTTTTCATAGGGATCTTCTGGTGTGCTCATCACCATACCCAGATAGGCCTTGATACCCATGCTGGCTTGGGAAGTAGGGTCAGGTGCCTGATCCCGAACAATCTTACCGGTGAAATTACCTTGCCAGGCGCTGTCTGACTGGTTGTCGATCAGGTAACGAACGCCGATTTCGTAGCTATCGCGCTTGAACTCGTAGCGTTTGGTGATTTTGACGCCGGCATCGGTGGTGAAAATCAGATCCAGATTCAGCTCATCGCGGCCTTCTTCGAGCACAAATTCACTTGCTGCCGCTTCGAAGACGGGCGGCTTTGCAGCACTTCGGCCGTCAGGGCCGTCCCGTCCGATCAAACCACTTTCAAGAAAATAGGTACGGTTTGCCGTATTGGACAGCAGTTTTAACGGTTGTTCACTGTTCAGTGATTCATCGTAATCGAGCAGAGAGCTTTCAACGATGTTGCCACCGATACGATCCACTTTCAGGTTATACACATCGGTTTGAACGGAAATGTAGCGATTGCTTACATTTTCATCGGTTGCGGTGGCTTCGGATGCAACGCCGCCCGTTTCCGGAGTGGAAAACTCTTCAGCACCGGTACTGGAAGATCCATTCTCAGGCAACACCATACTGTCAGCAGTCTGGTTACCGTTGGAAAGTGTTTCAGCCTGAACCACCTGTTCGGTTTGCGGCTGATGGTAATCTTCGTTCCAGGCTAGCACCATCAGATAACTGACAATCGCGAGTCCGGCAAACAAAACGATGCGTTGAATATCCATAAACTTAGTGTCTGGTCTGAGTAGTGGATTGGAGCGGTTCAGTTGGGCTAGCTGTCATTTCAGGATGTGTATTCCTGCTTGATTCAGTGCCTGGCACCGGATCATACCCGGCATCCCCCCATGGATGACACCTCAACAAACGTGCACCAGCCAAGTAGCTGCCTTTAAGTGCTCCGTGATGTTGAATAGCCTCGACGGCGTATTGTGAACAGGTAGGAGTGTGTCGGCAATGGCCAGCCATCATGGGACTGATAGCGTATTGGTAGAATCGTATCGGTAACAGCAGAAGTTGGCGCATTACTCGTTGCCTTGAGCGTTAGCATCCGGCTGGGTACTGGCAACTTGGTGATATTTTTTCTTCACCCTGCGCCAAATGTCGTTCAGAGCGGAACGAACATCGGGGTTTTCCAGCTTATTCAGCCCTTGCCTGCCTAGAACGATAATATCGAGGCTGGGTAAGTCCTGCTGCAGTCTGAATGTTTCCCGAACCTGGCGTTTTATCCGGTTTCTTTGAACCGCATGACGCAGGTTTTTCTTAGAGAAAATCAGACCGACCCTGGCATGACCGAGATTATTCGGGGCAGCCAGGATCAGAAAATTCCTGTGCGGAACCTTCAGCTGCACGTCATCAAAGACTTTGCCGTAATCTGCAGGCTTCAACAGCCGAACGGATTTTGGAAACGTCAAAGCCTTCAT
This window encodes:
- the fghA gene encoding S-formylglutathione hydrolase — protein: MTIENLSSNKSFGGWHKQYSHYSKTLNCSMRFAIYLPPQASNGKKVPALYWLSGLTCTDENFMQKAGAHRMAAELGLAIIAPDTSPRGDDVADDEGYDLGKGAGFYVNATEAPWNKHYRMYDYVLNELPALIEDMFPVSDQRSISGHSMGGHGALVLALRNPERFQSVSAFSPISNPINCPWGKKAFGAYLGKDTASWAEYDASLLMQKASTFVPALVDQGEADNFLAEQLKPEMLEAAAKQSGYPLELNRHEGYDHSYYFIASFIEEHLRFHAKYLNS
- a CDS encoding S-(hydroxymethyl)glutathione dehydrogenase/class III alcohol dehydrogenase, with the protein product MTQTIKSKAAIAWGPKQPLTIEEVDVMPPQAGEVRIRVIASGVCHTDAFTLSGEDPEGIFPTILGHEGGGIVESIGEGVTSVAVGDHVIPLYTPECGECKFCTSGKTNLCGKIRETQGKGLMPDGTTRFSLNGEPIYHYMGCSTFSEYTVLPEISLAKVNKEAPLEEVCLLGCGVTTGMGAVMNTAKVEEGATVAIFGMGGIGLSAVIGATMAKASRIIAIDINESKFELARQLGATDCINPKDYDKPIQEVIVELTDGGVDYSFECIGNVDVMRSALECCHKGWGESVVIGVAGAGQEISTRPFQLVTGRVWKGSAFGGVKGRSELPGIVERYMQGEFKLNDFITHTMGLEDINKAFDLMHEGKSIRTVIHYDK
- a CDS encoding LysR substrate-binding domain-containing protein, which gives rise to MFIWEGVSEFVAVAEAESFTAAAKRLGISTAQVSRQVSALESRLSTKLLYRTTRKVSVTEAGQTYYQYCRQVLDGLEEAERAMTNLQLIPKGKLRLTAPVTYGEKVIAPLVNDFVVRYPELEVQLNLTNQKLDLVGGGYDLAIRLGKLEDSTMMAKRLSSRTLYVCASPDYLSTYGVPHSLSELERHNCLQGNLDYWRFQDRGKPHNVRVKGTMKCDSGWALLDAALKGIGIVQLPDYYVQPSLACGKLISLLEHYQEADDGIWAIYPHNRHLSPKVRMLLDFLDESLS
- the mnmE gene encoding tRNA uridine-5-carboxymethylaminomethyl(34) synthesis GTPase MnmE, which produces MQPATDTIAAIATAPGQAGVGIVRVSGPKASAIARAMLGFDPKPRYAHFGPFLDTQGELIDEGIGLYFPNPHSFTGEDVFELQGHGGTVILDLLLREVCNLGARLARPGEFSERAFLNDKLDLAQAEAIADLIESSSEQAARCAVRSMQGVFSRQIDDLVDAVTHLRIYVEAAIDFPEEEIDFLADGKVASDLDGLLQRVEKILSEAQQGTILRDGMKVVIAGRPNAGKSSLLNALAGREAAIVTAIEGTTRDVLREHIHIDGMPLHIIDTAGLRDSPDEVEQIGIARAWDEIRQADRILLMVDATTTDKTEPHEIWPDFIDQLPKNAPVTVIRNKVDLSGEQVGIRDESGQVAPVVRLAAKEAEGLDILRDHLKACIGFASTTEGGFLARRRHLDALERARDSLIQGQSQLQGYGAGELLAEDLKAAQDSLGEITGHLTPDELLGKIFSSFCIGK
- the yidC gene encoding membrane protein insertase YidC, whose product is MDIQRIVLFAGLAIVSYLMVLAWNEDYHQPQTEQVVQAETLSNGNQTADSMVLPENGSSSTGAEEFSTPETGGVASEATATDENVSNRYISVQTDVYNLKVDRIGGNIVESSLLDYDESLNSEQPLKLLSNTANRTYFLESGLIGRDGPDGRSAAKPPVFEAAASEFVLEEGRDELNLDLIFTTDAGVKITKRYEFKRDSYEIGVRYLIDNQSDSAWQGNFTGKIVRDQAPDPTSQASMGIKAYLGMVMSTPEDPYEKYDFDDLKESRINESVTNGWLAFLQHYFITAWVPDSETPAQFQTTRRGPLHVMGFVYPATTVAAGETTEVGATAYVGPKIIDRLEALAPNLDRTVDFGWLFFISLPLFIILEWFYGLVGNWGVAIILLTVLVKAVFFHLSATSYRSMAKMRAVAPQLTRLKELYGDDRQRMSQEMMALYKREKINPLGGCLPILVQMPVFISLYWVLFESVQLRHAPFMLWIQDLSQMDPYFILPILMGASMFIQMSLNPTPPDPMQAKIMKLMPLIFTVFFLWFPAGLVLYWLVNNILSISQQWYITRKIEAETAGKKY